In the genome of Amaranthus tricolor cultivar Red isolate AtriRed21 chromosome 15, ASM2621246v1, whole genome shotgun sequence, one region contains:
- the LOC130800670 gene encoding flowering time control protein FY → MMYGEPPQQSQQPPQQQQQHQPPQQQQQHQPPQQQHQPPPPPPQHMQHGPPPPHMHPPPHFQHGPPPPPPPHQHQQQPPPMEFHRGPPPPPPPMMRPPSNTNLPPHPPPPDFHLPQQPSYDSHADNSYAAKRMRKLTQRRAVDYTSTIVRYVQARMWQRDSRDRTVLQPTPAAAVDLLPPAAYSDNPSTSFAAKFVHTSLNKNRCSINCVLWTPNGRRLITGSQSGEFTLWNGQSFNFEMILQAHEQAVRSMVWSHNENWMVTGDDGGSIKYWQNNMNNVKANKSAHKESVRDLSFCKTDLKFCSCSDDTTVKVWDFARCQEEKSLTGHGWDVKSVDWHPTKSLLVSGGKDNLVKLWDAKSGRELCSFHGHKNTVLSVKWNENGNWVLTASKDQIIKLYDIRAMKELQSFRGHRKDVTTLAWHPFHEEYFVSGSYDGSIFHWLVGHETPQIEVSNAHENAVWDLAWHPVGYILCSGSGDHTTKFWCRNRPGDTGRDKFNVGYNQGYGEQIPAFGNRAAGNFSVAEPPTPGPFPPGLARNEGTIPGVGAAMPLSIPPIDTSQAEQKQTLPAPPLPPGPHPSLLPNNQPQGYQHNPQQMPQQGVPQQMPSFPQPPPNMPQLPPPSHMSHLPHPHMPRPPPQMPPHSMPSNIPSSMPGSMPMPPTSLPMPMPGPMGMQNATNQMVPQMQQGHFMNMNPMQSGSMPSGGMPPPGSFSNGMPNMQGPPNTSGSQMYPPGGPFNRPQGGQMPMMPGLGPYQPANQSGMPQPPLPPGPPPQQAQQ, encoded by the exons ATGATGTACGGAGAACCTCCTCAGCAATCGCAACAACCAccgcaacaacaacaacaacaccaACCAccgcaacaacaacaacaacaccaACCACCGCAACAACAACACCAACCACCACCACCTCCTCCGCAGCATATGCAACATGGACCACCACCTCCACACATGCATCCTCCGCCGCATTTCCAGCACGGTCCACCACCTCCCCCTCCGCCGCATCAGCATCAACAACAACCACCTCCTATGGAGTTTCATAGGggtccaccaccaccacctcctCCTATGATGCGACCGCCTTCCAATACTAATCTTCCTCCTCATCCTCCTCCTCCTGATTTTCATCTCCCGCAACAGCCTTCTTATGACT CTCATGCTGATAATAGTTATGCTGCAAAAAGAATGAGAAAACTTACACAAAGACGAGCTGTTGACTATACAAGTACGATTGTTCGATATGTTCAG GCTAGGATGTGGCAGCGTGATTCAAGGGACCGGACAGTATTGCAACCTACTCCTGCGGCTGCTGTTGAT TTGTTGCCACCGGCTGCTTATTCTGATAATCCATCGACGAGCTTTGCTGCAAAATTTGTTCACACATCTTTGAATAAGAACCGATGCTCTATCAATTGTGTTTTG TGGACGCCAAATGGAAGGCGTCTGATTACAGGCTCACAAAGTGGCGAATTTACTCTTTGGAATGGTCAATCATTCAATTTTGAGATGATCCTCCAG GCTCATGAACAAGCTGTTAGGTCTATGGTATGGAGTCATAATGAAAATTGGATGGTTACTGGGGATGATGGAGGCtcaataaa ATATTGGCAGAACAATATGAATAATGTCAAGGCTAACAAGTCTGCTCATAAAGAGTCCGTGCGGGATCTGAG CTTTTGTAAAACAGACTTGAAGTTCTGCTCTTGTTCTGATGATACCACTGTAAAAGTTTGGGATTTTGCAAGGTGTCAAGAGGAGAAGTCATTAACAG GCCATGGTTGGGATGTGAAGAGTGTTGATTGGCACCCTACAAAGTCGTTACTAGTGTCAG GTGGTAAAGATAACCTTGTAAAACTTTGGGACGCTAAGAGTGGGAGGGAACTTTGTTCATT TCATGGCCACAAAAATACTGTGCTCAGTGTCAAATGGAATGAAAATGGCAATTGGGTACTCACCGCTTCCAAGGATCAAATAATTAAG CTTTATGACATAAGGGCTATGAAGGAGCTTCAATCATTTCGTGGTCACAGGAAGGATGTCACTA CATTGGCATGGCATCCATTTCATGAAGAATACTTTGTCAGTGGAAGTTATGATGGCTCTATTTTTCATTGGCTTGTCGG GCATGAGACTCCACAGATTGAAGTTTCAAATGCCCACGAAAATGCTGTATGGGACCTTGCTTGGCATCCTGTTGGATATATTTTGTGCAG TGGAAGTGGTGATCACACGACAAAATTTTGGTGTAGAAATAGGCCAGGGGATACTGGTCGAGATAAGTTTAATGTTGGCTACAACCAAG GCTATGGGGAACAAATTCCTGCTTTTGGTAATCGTGCAGCTGGGAATTTCTCCGTAGCAGAACCCCCAACACCGGGACCATTTCCACCTGGGCTGGCACGAAATGAAGGTACAATTCCTGGTGTAGGAGCTGCCATGCCACTTTCCATCCCGCCTATCGATACTTCTCAGGCAGAGCAAAAGCAGACCCTTCCAGCACCCCCTTTGCCACCTGGTCCACATCCTTCTCTACTACCTAATAATCAACCTCAAGGATATCAACATAATCCTCAGCAAATGCCACAACAGGGAGTACCCCAACAAATGCCTTCATTTCCACAGCCACCTCCAAATATGCCTCAGCTACCGCCTCCTTCCCATATGTCCCACCTTCCACACCCTCATATGCCTCGTCCCCCTCCTCAAATGCCTCCACACAGTATGCCTTCTAACATCCCATCTTCAATGCCTGGATCCATGCCGATGCCACCTACATCACTTCCCATGCCAATGCCTGGTCCAATG GGAATGCAGAATGCTACAAATCAAATGGTTCCACAAATGCAACAAGGGCATTTTATGAATATGAACCCTATGCAGTCAGGATCTATGCCTAGTGGTGGAATGCCCCCTCCTGGAAGTTTCTCAAATGGGATGCCAAATATGCAGGGCCCGCCAAATACAAGTGGCTCTCAAATGTATCCACCTGGAGGTCCATTCAACCGTCCACAAGGTGGGCAAATGCCAATGATGCCTGGTCTTGGTCCTTATCAG CCTGCTAATCAAAGTGGAATGCCGCAGCCTCCTCTCCCGCCTGGTCCACCTCCACAACAAGCACAACAATAG
- the LOC130801039 gene encoding uncharacterized protein LOC130801039 — protein sequence MNFEMNLDSSSSSSSEDEIYDYMLMDFVEESRKYKRNQPLYDERQFLRRFRMRKHVFIRIMHTLSLHYPFFQQNPDACMRQGATALQKSTVAIRMLAYGCAADQIDKYLKLGATTSKKCLTHFVDGIIAQFSAEYLRKPITEDLQRLLREGEDRGFPGMIGSTDCMYWEWKNCLARWKGMY from the exons ATGAATTTTGAGATGAACCTTGATTCTAGTTCTTCTAGTTCAAGTGAGGATGAAATCTATGACTATATGTTGATGGATTTTGTTGAAGAGAGTCGTAAATACAAGCG TAACCAACCACTATACGACGAACGTCAATTTCTTCGTAGATTTCGCATGCGAAAACATGTATTCATTCGCATTATGCATACCCTCAGTTTACATTATCCTTTTTTCCAACAAAATCCGGATGCATGTATGCGACAAGGCGCTACTGCTCTTCAGAAATCCACTGTAGCCATAAGGATGTTAGCATATGGATGTGCAGCTGATCAAATTGATAAGTATCTAAAACTTGGTGCTACAACGTCGAAGAAGTGTCTTACACACTTTGTTGATGGTATAATTGCGCAATTTTCGGCAGAATATCTTCGAAAGCCAATTACTGAAGATCTCCAACGTCTTCTTAGAGAAGGGGAAGATAGAGGATTTCCAGGTATGATAGGGAGCACCGATTGCATGTATTGGGAATGGAAAAATTGTCTCGCTCGATGGAAAGGGATGTATTAA